A window from Dehalococcoidales bacterium encodes these proteins:
- a CDS encoding MarC family protein gives MHNFVMTFVPLFIVIDAFGNVPFVATMGEGMSPREQHKMVNYAVLTATVVGLVFLFFGRFILDVLNISLGSFAIAGGVILLVLSIRYMSTGHMVNASKEEMTAVVPIGTPLTVGPATITTLLLLALQYPLYMVLISFALNMMVTWVIFFLSQKIARFMGQGGLTAVSRVFSLLLAAIAVTMVITGLDSLGIIKTSG, from the coding sequence TTGCATAACTTCGTCATGACCTTCGTGCCGCTGTTCATCGTTATCGATGCCTTCGGCAACGTGCCTTTCGTGGCCACCATGGGAGAAGGCATGTCCCCCCGCGAGCAGCATAAAATGGTCAATTATGCCGTGCTGACCGCCACCGTGGTGGGGCTGGTCTTTCTTTTCTTCGGGCGGTTCATCCTGGACGTGCTTAATATCTCGCTGGGTTCCTTCGCCATCGCCGGCGGGGTTATCCTGCTGGTGCTTTCCATCCGGTATATGTCCACCGGCCACATGGTAAACGCCAGCAAAGAAGAGATGACCGCCGTCGTGCCCATCGGTACGCCGTTGACCGTCGGCCCCGCTACCATTACCACCCTGCTGCTGCTGGCGCTCCAGTACCCGCTCTACATGGTGCTGATATCCTTCGCTCTTAATATGATGGTTACCTGGGTAATCTTCTTTCTCAGCCAGAAGATTGCGCGGTTCATGGGGCAGGGTGGCCTAACAGCGGTTTCCCGGGTGTTCAGCCTGCTGCTGGCCGCCATCGCCGTGACCATGGTTATCACCGGGCTGGATTCGCTGGGGATAATTAAAACATCCGGCTAA
- a CDS encoding SLC13 family permease translates to MIALITLGVVFVLIAVRQVGRFKLRIWQIMLAGAVVVLAARQIAPLDALKAVNVDVMLFLFGVFIIGQALEESGYLGHLADRLFRRAHSLKTLVLFILLAMGLLSALLLNDTLAVIGTPVVLSLAARSNIRPKVLLLSLAFAVTIGSVMSPIGNPQNLLIALHGGVPNPFVTFLEYLLAPTLVNLFIAYLLLRLYYRKEFNGILPERSAAAIKDPRLANVARVSLVLLVMLIVARIVVVLVGWDIDFRLTYIALVAALPVIFYLPRKPRLLLRIDWSTLVFFAAMFVLMQSVWDSGYFQRAIAAANVDLASTGMIMGVSIVLSQFLSNVPLVALYLPVLTQAGATTSGMMALAAGSTIAGNLTILGAASNVIIIQNAEKKGGATIGFLEFVKIGAPLTLLNAAVYWLFLKLF, encoded by the coding sequence ATGATAGCCCTCATTACTCTCGGCGTTGTCTTCGTGCTCATCGCGGTGCGGCAGGTCGGCCGCTTTAAGCTGCGTATCTGGCAGATCATGCTGGCCGGCGCGGTGGTGGTGCTGGCTGCCCGGCAGATAGCCCCGCTCGACGCTTTAAAGGCCGTCAACGTCGATGTTATGCTCTTTCTCTTCGGCGTTTTCATCATCGGGCAGGCGCTGGAGGAAAGCGGCTACCTGGGCCACCTGGCGGACCGGCTGTTCCGGCGGGCGCATTCCCTGAAAACGCTGGTGCTTTTTATTCTGCTGGCCATGGGACTGCTCTCGGCGCTGCTGCTGAACGACACCCTGGCGGTTATCGGCACGCCGGTGGTGCTTTCGCTGGCGGCCAGGAGCAATATACGGCCCAAAGTCCTGCTGCTTTCCCTGGCTTTCGCCGTGACCATCGGCAGCGTCATGAGCCCCATCGGCAACCCGCAGAACCTGCTCATCGCCCTCCACGGCGGCGTGCCCAACCCCTTCGTGACTTTCCTGGAATATCTGCTGGCGCCCACCCTGGTGAATCTCTTTATCGCCTACCTGCTGCTGCGGCTTTACTACCGTAAAGAGTTTAACGGCATTCTCCCGGAGCGCTCCGCCGCGGCGATTAAAGACCCCCGGCTGGCGAATGTAGCCAGGGTTTCCCTGGTATTGCTGGTCATGCTGATTGTCGCCAGGATTGTCGTGGTGCTGGTGGGGTGGGATATTGACTTCCGGCTGACCTATATCGCTTTGGTGGCGGCGCTGCCGGTTATCTTTTATCTCCCCCGAAAGCCCCGCCTGCTGTTGCGCATTGACTGGTCGACCCTGGTTTTTTTCGCCGCCATGTTCGTGCTGATGCAGAGCGTCTGGGACTCCGGCTATTTCCAGCGGGCTATCGCCGCCGCCAACGTGGACCTTGCCTCCACCGGCATGATAATGGGAGTGAGCATCGTCCTCAGCCAGTTTCTCTCCAACGTGCCGCTGGTGGCTTTATACCTGCCGGTGCTGACGCAGGCGGGAGCGACCACGTCCGGCATGATGGCCCTGGCGGCGGGCAGCACTATCGCCGGCAACCTCACCATACTGGGAGCGGCCAGCAACGTGATTATCATCCAGAACGCGGAAAAGAAGGGCGGCGCTACCATCGGTTTCCTGGAGTTCGTGAAAATAGGGGCGCCCCTGACCCTGCTGAACGCGGCGGTTTACTGGCTGTTCCTGAAGTTGTTTTAG
- the larE gene encoding ATP-dependent sacrificial sulfur transferase LarE — translation MPKAETATDTKLERLKKSLREMGSALTAYSGGVDSTFLAVTAHEVLGAKSLAVFVDSPVITTEEKEEAAALARNSGLRFKIIQGKEMENPDFTANPPERCYYCKKEIFKALKNTAAGEGLDYVIDGTNADDTTDYRPGRKALAEAGVRSPLLEAGLTKAEIRQLSRDRGLPTWDKPAAPCLATRIPYGTPVTTETIGRIARGEKYLRGLGLGELRLRHHGDTARIEVTPPDMARLLREDTRREIVTRIKGLGYKYVTLDLAGYRTGSMNEVLKTDGNKGEK, via the coding sequence ATGCCCAAGGCTGAAACCGCCACGGATACAAAACTCGAGCGCCTGAAAAAGAGCCTGCGCGAAATGGGGTCGGCGCTCACCGCCTACTCGGGCGGCGTGGACAGCACCTTCCTGGCGGTCACGGCGCACGAGGTGCTGGGGGCAAAATCGCTGGCGGTCTTCGTAGACTCCCCGGTAATCACCACCGAGGAAAAAGAGGAAGCGGCGGCGCTGGCACGGAATTCGGGCCTGCGCTTCAAGATTATCCAGGGTAAAGAGATGGAAAACCCGGACTTCACCGCCAACCCGCCGGAACGCTGCTATTACTGTAAAAAGGAAATATTCAAGGCACTGAAAAACACCGCCGCGGGGGAGGGACTCGACTATGTCATCGACGGGACCAACGCCGACGACACCACCGATTACCGACCGGGAAGGAAGGCGCTGGCGGAGGCCGGGGTACGCAGCCCGCTGCTGGAAGCCGGGCTAACCAAGGCAGAGATACGCCAGCTTTCCCGCGACCGGGGACTGCCCACCTGGGATAAACCGGCCGCGCCCTGCCTGGCCACCCGCATCCCCTACGGCACCCCCGTCACCACGGAAACCATCGGCAGAATAGCCCGGGGAGAAAAATATCTGCGCGGCCTGGGACTGGGCGAACTGCGCCTCCGCCACCACGGCGATACCGCCCGGATAGAGGTGACGCCACCGGACATGGCCCGGCTCCTCCGGGAGGACACCCGGCGGGAAATAGTCACCCGCATCAAGGGGCTGGGCTATAAATACGTCACCCTGGACCTGGCGGGCTACCGCACGGGCAGCATGAACGAGGTCTTGAAGACGGACGGAAATAAAGGGGAAAAATGA
- a CDS encoding AEC family transporter: MHIFVVVLQSVLVLLGIGLIGFWISRRGIVPENVLSFLSRLAIDIALPCLVFSSIISTFTPDTLPDWWQLPLWWAGFAAISLALSLVTMFFSAKETRGEFAMSLFYQNGLFFPLIIISGVFGNSSEYLPQLYIFIMLHPVMFFSTYHLFFRSKMRENKIAWNRVFNPILIATALAVIVQLFRTGNYLPDFARDILSILGGMAMPLIMIILGGSLYLDFKQRGKFYLKEIIKFLAIKNIVFPLAFLGLLVIIKPVYGIALILFLQSAVPPVTTVPILAERGQGNKTIANQFVFSSFIFSIASIPALFWLFNRYFPMP, from the coding sequence GTGCATATATTCGTCGTGGTACTGCAGTCGGTGCTGGTGCTGCTGGGCATCGGGTTAATCGGGTTCTGGATATCGCGCCGGGGCATCGTGCCGGAAAACGTCTTAAGCTTCCTGTCCCGCCTGGCCATAGACATAGCCCTGCCCTGCCTGGTGTTTTCCAGCATCATATCCACCTTCACGCCGGATACGCTGCCGGACTGGTGGCAACTGCCGCTGTGGTGGGCGGGATTCGCGGCGATATCGCTGGCGCTTTCCCTGGTAACGATGTTCTTTTCCGCCAAAGAGACCCGCGGCGAGTTCGCCATGAGCCTGTTTTACCAGAACGGGCTGTTTTTCCCGCTAATCATCATCAGCGGGGTGTTCGGGAACAGCTCCGAATACCTGCCGCAGCTATATATCTTCATCATGCTGCACCCGGTGATGTTTTTCAGCACCTATCACCTGTTTTTCCGGAGCAAAATGCGGGAGAACAAGATAGCCTGGAACCGGGTTTTCAATCCCATCCTGATAGCCACGGCGCTGGCGGTAATCGTACAGCTATTCCGTACCGGCAATTATCTGCCGGACTTCGCGCGGGACATCCTGAGCATCCTGGGCGGGATGGCCATGCCGCTCATAATGATTATCCTGGGAGGGAGCCTATACCTGGACTTCAAACAGCGGGGCAAGTTCTACCTGAAAGAGATAATAAAGTTCCTAGCCATCAAGAACATCGTTTTTCCGCTGGCCTTCCTGGGACTGCTGGTAATCATCAAGCCGGTTTACGGCATCGCGCTTATCCTGTTCCTGCAAAGCGCCGTGCCGCCGGTGACCACCGTCCCCATCCTGGCGGAGCGCGGCCAGGGCAACAAGACGATAGCCAACCAGTTCGTCTTTTCCAGCTTCATCTTTTCCATCGCGTCCATTCCGGCGCTTTTCTGGCTGTTCAACCGCTACTTCCCCATGCCGTGA
- the larB gene encoding nickel pincer cofactor biosynthesis protein LarB encodes MNENKNQKETPAIREWLVRTLDKVKAGEISTEEALRELSVLPYEEMGYAKIDHHRHMRTGFPEVVMGRGKTAEQITAITERLAAHSDKVLVTHATTAAYESVKQKIPEAVYNPAARTIVLNRRNAPGKPGVTVVTGGTSDIPVAEEAAVTAELMGNEVERIYDVGVAGLHRLLDKLPGITRAKVLVVAAGMEGALPSVIGGLVAVPVIAVPTSVGYGASFNGLAALLAMLNSCAPGVAVVNIDNGFGAGYLAGLINLKENGDAQG; translated from the coding sequence ATGAACGAGAACAAAAATCAAAAAGAAACGCCGGCCATCCGCGAATGGCTGGTACGCACGCTGGACAAGGTCAAAGCCGGTGAAATATCCACCGAGGAAGCCTTACGCGAGCTGAGTGTTTTACCCTACGAGGAGATGGGTTACGCCAAAATAGACCATCACCGCCACATGCGCACGGGATTCCCGGAAGTAGTCATGGGGCGGGGCAAGACGGCGGAACAGATAACCGCCATCACCGAGCGGCTGGCGGCGCATTCGGACAAGGTGCTGGTAACGCACGCCACCACGGCGGCTTATGAATCGGTAAAGCAAAAAATACCGGAGGCCGTCTATAACCCGGCGGCACGGACCATAGTGCTCAACCGCCGCAACGCGCCCGGGAAACCGGGAGTGACCGTGGTTACCGGCGGCACCTCCGATATCCCGGTGGCCGAGGAGGCGGCGGTCACGGCGGAACTGATGGGCAACGAGGTGGAAAGAATTTACGACGTGGGCGTGGCCGGCCTGCACCGGCTGCTGGACAAGCTGCCCGGAATAACGCGGGCCAAAGTGCTGGTGGTAGCGGCGGGGATGGAAGGGGCGCTGCCCAGCGTCATAGGGGGACTGGTAGCCGTGCCGGTCATCGCCGTGCCTACCAGCGTCGGCTACGGGGCCAGCTTCAACGGCCTGGCCGCCTTGCTGGCAATGCTCAACAGCTGCGCCCCCGGCGTGGCCGTGGTCAATATAGACAACGGCTTCGGCGCCGGCTACCTGGCCGGGCTGATAAATCTTAAAGAGAACGGCGATGCCCAAGGCTGA
- the larC gene encoding nickel pincer cofactor biosynthesis protein LarC: MSRAAYFDCFSGCSGDMLIGSLLDAGLDFEALKKGLAGLNLPGFRLTAEKVMRSSITATKFDVIIEEEHGHEHEHGHEHGHGHEHSHETGHAPSASHRGLSEILRIIDNSDISENVKKKSGEIFRKLGTVEAGIHNIPLEEVHFHELGAIDTIVDIVGTLLALEALGIDRVYASPLATGSGTVKTAHGILPVPAPATLQILADAKAPLADAPASDTSPGELLTPTGAVLITSLAAAYRRPSMKPEKIGYGAGNKQFAGWPNVVRVWLGEETENAGDGQEMVQLETNIDDMNPQIYGYLMEVLFEAKAADVWFMPIQMKKNRPATMLCVLCAAAIEDDITGIIMRETTTLGVRSRRIGRHTAQRTIAEIDTSLGRAAVKVKRFKDWLAVTPEYEDCRRIAGERHLPLQQVIKTVESEARRQLAELP, translated from the coding sequence ATGAGCAGAGCAGCATATTTCGATTGTTTTTCCGGGTGCAGCGGCGATATGCTTATCGGGTCGCTGCTGGACGCGGGACTGGACTTCGAGGCACTGAAAAAGGGGCTGGCCGGCCTGAACTTACCGGGTTTCCGGCTGACCGCGGAAAAAGTCATGCGGTCTTCCATCACCGCCACCAAGTTCGACGTAATTATCGAGGAAGAACACGGGCATGAGCACGAACACGGACATGAACACGGGCACGGGCATGAGCACAGTCACGAAACCGGGCACGCGCCGTCAGCCTCTCACCGCGGCCTGAGTGAAATCCTGCGCATCATCGACAACAGCGATATTTCCGAAAACGTAAAAAAGAAAAGCGGCGAGATTTTCCGCAAGCTCGGCACGGTGGAAGCCGGCATTCACAACATCCCCCTGGAAGAGGTACATTTCCATGAGCTCGGCGCCATAGATACCATCGTCGATATCGTCGGCACCTTATTAGCCCTGGAAGCCCTGGGGATAGACCGGGTCTATGCTTCACCCCTGGCGACCGGCAGCGGCACGGTCAAGACCGCGCATGGTATTTTGCCGGTCCCGGCACCAGCCACGCTGCAAATACTCGCCGACGCCAAAGCGCCCCTGGCCGATGCGCCTGCCTCCGATACATCACCCGGAGAGCTGCTGACGCCCACGGGGGCGGTACTAATCACATCACTGGCCGCGGCCTACCGCCGGCCGAGCATGAAACCGGAGAAGATAGGCTACGGCGCCGGCAACAAGCAGTTTGCCGGCTGGCCCAACGTGGTGCGGGTGTGGCTGGGGGAAGAGACGGAAAACGCCGGGGACGGCCAGGAAATGGTGCAGCTGGAGACCAATATCGACGATATGAACCCGCAAATATACGGGTACCTGATGGAGGTGCTCTTTGAAGCCAAAGCGGCCGATGTCTGGTTCATGCCGATACAGATGAAGAAAAACCGGCCGGCGACCATGCTTTGCGTCCTTTGCGCCGCGGCAATAGAAGACGACATCACCGGAATAATCATGCGCGAGACCACCACGCTGGGCGTACGCAGCCGGCGCATCGGGCGGCACACCGCCCAGAGAACGATAGCGGAGATAGACACCAGCTTAGGCCGCGCGGCGGTAAAGGTAAAGCGCTTCAAGGACTGGCTGGCGGTCACGCCGGAGTACGAAGACTGCCGCCGCATCGCCGGGGAGAGGCACCTGCCGCTCCAGCAGGTTATCAAGACGGTAGAAAGCGAAGCGCGGCGCCAGCTTGCCGAACTGCCTTAA
- a CDS encoding helix-hairpin-helix domain-containing protein, producing MDRLNTLVAAARFDICGCGRDTSAAKSPLGLIYHAALPGGGCIPLLKVLLTNFCVNDCAYCVNQIGRDIPRCSFQSEELSRLFMEMQGKNLVQGLFLSSGIGTDASRTMEAMIKVVEILRHRYGFRGYIHLKILPGARFDCVEAACRLASRVSINIEAPTVRHLARLSHKKDLQHGILERMSWVKEIISKNETLVPSGQTTQFVVGAAGETDLDILHATWELYKKNGLRRIYFSAFRPVSNSLLEGVKPASPLREHRLYQMDWLLRIYGFSPDEVGLALDSNGSLSLGKDPKLTIARKQPWLFPFDLNKAAYEELIRVPGIGPASAKRIVETRLGSSISSIQQLKKMGVATNRALPFIWFKGILDYEKQLSFISQVDKESQAPSPLPKAQISNSTLGILLGRPREG from the coding sequence GTGGACAGATTGAATACTCTGGTGGCGGCGGCGCGGTTTGATATTTGTGGTTGCGGCCGCGATACTTCCGCTGCAAAGTCTCCTCTTGGTTTGATCTATCATGCTGCGCTGCCCGGCGGCGGCTGTATACCGCTGCTCAAGGTGCTCCTGACAAATTTCTGTGTCAACGATTGCGCTTACTGCGTAAATCAGATCGGTCGCGACATTCCCCGTTGCTCTTTCCAATCCGAAGAGCTGTCCAGGCTGTTTATGGAGATGCAGGGCAAAAATCTGGTACAGGGGTTATTTCTTAGCTCCGGTATCGGCACTGACGCTTCCCGCACTATGGAAGCCATGATAAAGGTCGTGGAAATCCTGCGTCACCGTTACGGATTTCGGGGATACATTCATCTCAAGATTTTACCCGGGGCCCGTTTTGACTGCGTCGAAGCCGCTTGCAGGTTAGCCAGCCGTGTTTCCATTAATATAGAAGCACCGACTGTCCGCCATCTTGCCAGATTAAGCCACAAGAAAGACTTGCAGCATGGCATTCTGGAACGTATGAGCTGGGTCAAAGAGATTATTTCCAAAAATGAGACACTGGTACCTTCGGGGCAGACGACCCAGTTTGTCGTGGGGGCAGCCGGTGAAACAGACTTAGATATTTTACACGCTACCTGGGAGCTTTATAAAAAGAATGGTTTAAGGAGGATTTATTTTAGTGCTTTCCGCCCTGTAAGTAACTCGCTGCTGGAGGGGGTTAAACCCGCGTCGCCATTACGGGAACATCGGCTATACCAGATGGACTGGCTGCTCCGTATTTATGGTTTCTCCCCAGACGAGGTGGGGCTGGCTCTGGATAGTAACGGTAGTCTTTCTCTCGGTAAAGACCCCAAACTGACTATTGCACGGAAACAACCTTGGCTTTTTCCTTTTGACCTGAATAAAGCCGCTTATGAGGAACTTATCCGCGTACCAGGTATTGGCCCGGCATCAGCCAAAAGAATCGTCGAAACTCGCCTCGGAAGCAGCATCTCTTCAATACAACAACTCAAAAAAATGGGGGTTGCCACCAACCGGGCGCTTCCGTTTATCTGGTTCAAAGGCATACTTGACTATGAGAAACAGCTATCGTTTATATCCCAGGTTGATAAAGAAAGTCAGGCGCCATCGCCTTTACCCAAAGCTCAGATATCTAACTCAACTCTGGGTATACTTTTAGGAAGGCCAAGGGAAGGTTAA
- a CDS encoding histone deacetylase family protein, which translates to MFRIRRVYDDVTPANQRAIAQVQSILHAQFPLLPEKDIEKLPEQLRDPVKYRFRSILFVAEGSKGHIDGFALLFHEPTLHFCYLDYLSAAQYKTGGGIGGALYERLREEALDLNAIGIFFECLPDDPRLSPDPVIRKQNAARLRFYERYGARPFINTAYETPLRPGGDNPPLLVYDSLGLDIQLPRDTVREIVRAILERKYQGVCPPEYVTMVVESFKDDLALLRPPKYVKTPPVPVSRATRADRRIRLVINDRHHIHHVEELGYVEAPVRINAILEELDKTTLFQKLPPRHFSEKHIREVHRSGFVEYLYKVCTKLDEETAIYPYVFPIRNRTRPPRDLPLRAGYYCIDTFTPLTGNAYLAAKRAVDCAVTAAKQLLEGYRLAYALVRPPGHHAESSAYGGFCYFNSAAVAANLLSQYGKVAVLDVDYHHGNGTQEIFYERSDVLTISIHGHPHFAYPYFSGFIGEKGRGEGRGFNINVPLPEDTDGEAHRKSLEEVLKRISRFRPRYLVVPLGLDTAREDPTGSWSLDVADFEKMGKMIGEMRLPTLVVQEGGYDTRVLGANARAFFTGLWAGAYQK; encoded by the coding sequence ATGTTTCGTATCAGAAGAGTTTATGATGATGTCACCCCCGCCAACCAGCGCGCCATCGCGCAGGTGCAGTCCATACTTCACGCGCAGTTCCCCCTGCTGCCGGAAAAGGACATCGAAAAGCTGCCGGAGCAGCTCCGCGACCCCGTAAAATACCGCTTTCGCTCCATATTGTTCGTCGCCGAGGGCAGCAAGGGGCATATCGATGGCTTCGCCTTGCTTTTCCACGAGCCCACCCTGCATTTCTGCTACCTGGACTATCTCTCGGCGGCGCAGTACAAGACCGGCGGCGGCATCGGCGGGGCGCTTTACGAGCGACTCCGTGAAGAAGCCCTGGACCTGAACGCCATCGGCATTTTCTTTGAATGCCTCCCGGACGACCCCCGTTTAAGCCCCGACCCCGTTATCAGGAAGCAGAACGCCGCCCGGCTGCGCTTTTACGAAAGGTACGGCGCCCGGCCTTTTATCAATACCGCTTACGAGACCCCCCTCCGCCCCGGCGGTGATAACCCCCCTTTACTGGTCTATGACAGTCTCGGACTGGATATCCAGCTGCCCCGCGATACCGTGCGGGAGATTGTCCGCGCTATCCTGGAAAGGAAATACCAGGGCGTCTGTCCGCCGGAATATGTGACGATGGTGGTGGAGTCTTTTAAAGACGACCTCGCCCTTTTGCGTCCCCCCAAATACGTAAAAACGCCGCCGGTGCCCGTCAGCCGCGCCACCCGGGCGGACCGCCGCATTCGTCTTGTCATCAACGACCGCCACCACATCCATCACGTCGAGGAGCTGGGCTATGTGGAAGCGCCGGTCAGGATTAACGCTATCCTGGAGGAGCTGGATAAGACTACCCTCTTCCAGAAATTGCCTCCCCGCCACTTTTCTGAGAAACACATCCGGGAAGTGCACCGTTCCGGCTTCGTGGAATATCTGTATAAAGTCTGCACCAAGTTGGATGAGGAGACCGCCATCTACCCCTATGTATTCCCCATCCGCAACCGCACCCGCCCGCCGCGGGACCTGCCGTTGCGCGCTGGCTACTACTGTATTGACACCTTTACCCCGCTGACCGGCAATGCCTACCTGGCGGCCAAAAGAGCGGTGGACTGCGCCGTCACGGCCGCCAAGCAGCTTCTGGAAGGCTATCGCCTGGCTTACGCCCTGGTGCGCCCGCCCGGCCATCATGCGGAGTCCTCCGCCTACGGCGGTTTCTGCTATTTTAATTCGGCGGCCGTCGCCGCCAACCTGCTGAGCCAGTACGGCAAAGTGGCGGTGCTGGATGTGGACTATCACCACGGCAACGGCACCCAGGAGATATTCTATGAGCGCTCTGATGTCCTCACGATATCCATTCACGGCCACCCCCACTTTGCTTACCCTTATTTCAGCGGCTTTATCGGGGAGAAGGGCAGAGGAGAGGGCAGGGGATTTAACATAAATGTGCCTTTGCCGGAAGACACCGACGGCGAGGCGCACCGTAAGTCCCTGGAAGAAGTCCTGAAAAGGATATCCCGGTTCCGTCCCCGCTACCTCGTCGTCCCCCTGGGGTTGGATACCGCCCGGGAAGACCCCACCGGCAGTTGGTCATTGGATGTGGCCGACTTTGAGAAGATGGGTAAAATGATAGGGGAGATGCGGCTGCCTACTTTGGTCGTCCAGGAGGGCGGCTACGATACGCGGGTGCTGGGCGCCAATGCCCGCGCCTTTTTTACCGGATTGTGGGCCGGTGCTTACCAGAAGTAA
- the glp gene encoding gephyrin-like molybdotransferase Glp, with translation MNLTEALEAVLSHIGVLDVEEKALLRCAGRVSAENIRSEYNLPMLPAARLDGYAVRTEDIAGAGQESPVTLRIIGTARAGVRPKQHVKPGTAMRIMTGSVLPPGADGVVRFEDTDEPGDKNGPNAGSPSQVKIFVSAESGANISPAGSMVKRGALVLPQGKSIGPAQISALAAIGKARVRVVRRPRVAIIATGDELISLQKAISPGKTYNSNAAAISALVTHYGGLPLVLGIARDNEASLLAKIRRAVTADAVITSGGVSMGDYDLVRLVIAKLGNVVFSRLNMGPGRSFTFGLIDRPPGGGQSTPLPVFGLSGPPAGCLNNFETLVRPALLKMMGFTALVHPAVAAVAGDAAGVKPLDFVKWSRLARVDGEYRVLLNGPDKAGMLAQMAAANSLTIVPAGAEVHPGDSIEVWPLDWSRD, from the coding sequence TTGAATCTCACGGAAGCCCTGGAAGCTGTATTGAGTCATATTGGTGTGCTGGATGTAGAGGAAAAAGCGCTTTTACGGTGCGCCGGCCGGGTAAGCGCGGAGAATATCCGCTCTGAATACAATCTGCCGATGCTCCCCGCCGCCCGCCTGGACGGCTACGCTGTCAGGACGGAAGATATCGCCGGTGCCGGGCAGGAAAGCCCGGTTACTTTGCGTATCATCGGTACGGCCCGGGCCGGCGTGCGCCCGAAGCAGCACGTTAAGCCGGGGACGGCCATGCGCATTATGACCGGCTCCGTCTTGCCGCCGGGGGCGGACGGCGTGGTGCGCTTTGAAGACACGGACGAGCCCGGCGATAAAAACGGCCCCAATGCCGGCAGTCCTTCACAGGTAAAAATTTTCGTTTCGGCTGAATCGGGCGCCAATATCAGCCCCGCCGGCAGCATGGTAAAACGGGGCGCTCTGGTGTTGCCCCAAGGCAAAAGCATCGGCCCCGCCCAAATTTCCGCCCTGGCCGCTATCGGTAAAGCTAGAGTCAGGGTCGTCCGCCGGCCCCGCGTTGCCATTATCGCCACCGGCGATGAGCTGATAAGCCTGCAAAAGGCGATATCCCCGGGCAAGACCTATAACAGCAATGCCGCCGCTATCTCTGCCCTGGTTACCCACTACGGCGGCCTGCCGCTGGTGCTGGGCATCGCCCGCGATAACGAGGCGTCGCTGCTGGCTAAAATCCGGCGGGCCGTGACCGCGGACGCCGTTATCACCTCCGGCGGCGTCTCTATGGGCGACTACGACCTCGTGCGGCTGGTGATAGCTAAACTGGGTAACGTCGTTTTTTCCCGACTCAATATGGGCCCCGGCCGGTCTTTTACCTTTGGCCTTATCGACCGCCCCCCGGGCGGCGGCCAAAGCACGCCGCTGCCGGTATTCGGTCTTTCCGGCCCCCCCGCCGGCTGCCTGAACAACTTTGAAACGCTGGTCCGCCCCGCCCTGCTGAAAATGATGGGCTTTACCGCTTTAGTCCACCCCGCCGTGGCCGCCGTAGCCGGTGATGCTGCCGGCGTCAAGCCGCTAGACTTCGTAAAATGGTCGCGCCTGGCCCGTGTGGATGGTGAATATCGCGTGCTGCTGAACGGCCCGGATAAGGCCGGCATGTTGGCCCAGATGGCCGCCGCCAACTCTCTGACGATTGTTCCCGCCGGCGCTGAGGTGCATCCCGGTGACAGCATCGAGGTATGGCCGCTGGACTGGTCCCGGGACTGA